In Thermosynechococcus sichuanensis E542, a single genomic region encodes these proteins:
- the gyrA gene encoding DNA gyrase subunit A, with protein sequence MSFAADSSRIIPTELRDEISRSYLEYAMSVIVGRALPDARDGLKPVHRRILYAMHELGLTSDRPFRKCARVVGEVLGKYHPHGDSAVYDALVRMAQDFSMRHPLIDGHGNFGSIDNDPPAAMRYTECRLQALATEALLQDIEQETVDFVDNFDGSQQEPLVLPARIPQLLLNGTSGIAVGMATNIPPHNLGELVDGLVALIHNPQISDRELMRYIPGPDFPTGGHILGQGGIEEAYTTGRGSITLRAVATIETLEAPGRQPREAIIVTELPYQTNKAALMEKIAELVNEKKIEGIADLRDESDRDGIRVVIELKRDAYPRVVLNNLYKQTPLQVNFGANMLAIVNGEPQLLTLKRSLEVFLSFREEAIARRTRYALRKAEERDHLLQGLLVALANLDAVIQLIRSASDTPLARQQLMQTYALSEAQADAILQMQLRRLTALEAEKIEREHADLQRQIADYRDILANRQRVLEIIEKEVTELKAKFATPRRSLIVQADGEINDTDLIANDKSVILVTQQGYIKRMPVDTFEAQSRDGRGRKGAEIKEDDAVEHFFSCNDHDRILFFSDRGLVYALPAYQIPSGSRQARGTPIVQLLPIPREEKITSVIAVQEFSEDEYLVMLTRKGFIKKTALAAFSNIRTNGLIAISLEEGDQLRWVRRTREEDTIIIGSRQGMAIHFRASHDQLRPLGRATRGVKSMSLRPGDELVGMDILPAAIANRFATTPEEDSAEIEDPEETVAHSEGPWVLVITTNGYGKRVPVQQFRLQNRAGMGITATKFKAKTNEDQLATLRIVNAEDELMIVTSRGIIIRQKVMDISSQSRSATGVRLQRLDEDDAIVTAAVLPPGSMETEED encoded by the coding sequence ATGAGCTTTGCTGCTGATTCTTCTCGGATCATTCCCACTGAGTTGCGGGACGAAATTTCGCGCTCATACCTTGAATATGCCATGAGCGTCATTGTTGGGCGTGCCCTTCCCGATGCCCGCGATGGTCTCAAACCCGTACACCGCCGCATTCTCTACGCCATGCACGAGTTGGGGCTGACTAGCGATCGCCCCTTTCGCAAATGTGCCCGTGTGGTGGGGGAAGTGCTAGGGAAATATCACCCCCACGGTGATTCAGCAGTCTATGACGCCCTTGTGCGGATGGCGCAGGACTTTTCCATGCGTCACCCCCTGATTGATGGCCATGGCAACTTTGGCTCCATTGACAACGATCCGCCGGCGGCGATGCGCTACACCGAGTGTCGGCTGCAAGCTCTGGCCACAGAAGCCCTGTTGCAGGACATTGAGCAGGAAACCGTTGACTTTGTTGACAACTTTGATGGCTCACAGCAGGAACCACTGGTTTTACCGGCGCGGATTCCGCAGTTGCTGCTCAATGGCACCTCTGGTATTGCCGTGGGCATGGCGACAAATATCCCGCCCCATAACTTGGGAGAACTGGTGGATGGGTTGGTGGCTCTCATCCATAACCCTCAGATCAGCGATCGCGAGCTAATGCGCTACATTCCGGGGCCTGACTTTCCCACCGGCGGGCATATCCTTGGCCAAGGGGGCATTGAAGAGGCCTACACCACCGGTCGCGGGTCGATTACGCTGCGGGCAGTGGCTACGATTGAAACCTTGGAAGCACCGGGTCGCCAACCCCGCGAGGCGATTATCGTTACGGAGCTGCCCTACCAAACCAACAAGGCAGCACTAATGGAAAAAATTGCCGAGTTGGTCAACGAGAAAAAAATTGAGGGTATTGCCGATCTGCGGGACGAAAGCGATCGCGATGGCATTCGGGTAGTGATTGAGCTAAAGCGGGATGCCTACCCACGGGTGGTGCTCAACAATCTCTACAAGCAAACGCCCCTACAGGTGAATTTTGGCGCCAATATGCTGGCGATCGTCAACGGCGAGCCGCAACTGCTAACCCTCAAACGCAGTTTAGAGGTCTTCCTGAGTTTCCGCGAGGAGGCGATCGCCCGCCGTACCCGCTATGCCCTGCGCAAAGCCGAAGAACGGGATCACCTGCTCCAAGGCTTACTGGTAGCCTTGGCCAATCTTGATGCGGTGATTCAACTCATTCGCAGTGCCAGTGACACCCCCCTTGCCCGCCAGCAATTGATGCAAACCTATGCCCTCAGTGAAGCTCAAGCCGATGCCATTTTACAGATGCAACTGCGGCGCCTCACCGCCTTAGAGGCGGAAAAAATTGAGCGGGAGCACGCGGATCTCCAGCGGCAAATTGCTGATTACCGCGATATTTTGGCCAATCGGCAGCGGGTACTGGAAATTATTGAAAAAGAAGTCACAGAACTCAAGGCCAAGTTTGCCACGCCGCGGCGATCGCTGATTGTGCAGGCGGATGGGGAGATTAACGACACCGATTTAATTGCTAACGATAAATCCGTTATTCTCGTTACCCAGCAGGGCTACATCAAGCGGATGCCCGTGGATACCTTTGAAGCCCAAAGTCGCGATGGGCGAGGACGCAAAGGAGCAGAAATTAAGGAGGATGATGCCGTTGAGCACTTCTTTAGCTGTAATGATCACGATCGCATTCTTTTCTTTAGCGATCGCGGTTTAGTCTATGCCTTGCCCGCCTACCAAATTCCCAGTGGCTCACGTCAAGCGCGGGGCACCCCTATTGTCCAACTGCTGCCCATTCCCCGTGAAGAAAAAATTACCTCCGTCATTGCCGTCCAAGAGTTTAGTGAAGATGAGTATCTGGTGATGCTCACCCGCAAGGGCTTTATTAAGAAAACGGCGCTGGCAGCCTTTAGCAATATCCGCACCAATGGCCTGATTGCCATTTCCCTTGAAGAGGGAGATCAACTGCGGTGGGTGCGCCGTACCCGCGAAGAGGACACCATTATCATCGGCTCGCGGCAGGGCATGGCCATTCATTTTCGCGCCAGTCACGATCAATTGCGCCCCCTTGGTCGCGCCACGCGGGGAGTCAAATCCATGAGCCTGCGGCCAGGGGATGAACTGGTGGGGATGGATATTTTGCCGGCGGCGATCGCCAACCGCTTTGCCACCACCCCTGAGGAGGACAGTGCCGAGATTGAAGACCCTGAGGAGACAGTGGCTCACAGTGAAGGCCCTTGGGTACTGGTCATTACGACCAATGGCTACGGCAAGCGGGTACCTGTGCAACAGTTTCGGCTGCAAAACCGCGCCGGCATGGGCATTACCGCCACCAAATTCAAAGCCAAAACTAACGAAGATCAACTGGCTACCCTGCGGATTGTCAATGCTGAGGATGAACTGATGATTGTTACCAGTCGCGGCATTATTATTCGCCAAAAGGTAATGGATATTTCCTCGCAGTCGCGATCGGCCACGGGCGTCCGCCTGCAACGCCTAGACGAGGATGATGCAATTGTCACAGCAGCCGTCTTGCCCCCCGGTAGCATGGAAACGGAGGAAGATTGA
- the hpnA gene encoding hopanoid-associated sugar epimerase, with product MSTTAFLTGASGFVGTHVAQVLAERGYRVRALVRQSAQAAHLKAWGVELVQGDLRTSDLVSLLQGCQVLFHVAAHYSLWRRDRPLLYAVNVEGTRRILAAAREAGIERTVYTSSVAAIGVDPSGQPTTEAYQSPPEKLISEYKRSKYWAEQVAHEAARQGQDIVIVNPSTPIGAWDAKPTPTGEIILRFLRRQMPFYVNTGLNLIHVRDVAIGHLLALEKGKTGERYILGHQNLTLAEILERLAKITGLPRPLGEIPVVIPLVVAWFDEVVLGALGKPPAIPFDGVRMAQQKMFYDARKAVAELGLPQTPVDEALRDAVTWYRERGYCP from the coding sequence TTGAGCACCACCGCCTTTCTCACGGGTGCCAGTGGCTTTGTTGGTACCCATGTGGCTCAAGTCTTGGCAGAAAGGGGGTATCGCGTCCGTGCCCTCGTGCGGCAATCGGCACAGGCAGCCCACCTCAAAGCCTGGGGTGTGGAGTTGGTGCAAGGGGATCTCCGCACCAGTGACTTAGTCTCCCTCCTGCAGGGGTGTCAAGTACTGTTCCATGTTGCGGCTCACTACAGTCTGTGGCGGCGCGATCGCCCCCTCCTTTATGCCGTGAATGTGGAGGGCACCCGGCGCATCTTGGCTGCTGCCCGTGAGGCAGGTATTGAGCGCACCGTTTACACCAGTTCCGTGGCCGCCATTGGTGTGGATCCCAGTGGTCAACCCACCACCGAAGCCTACCAAAGCCCCCCCGAAAAGCTAATTAGCGAGTACAAGCGATCCAAGTACTGGGCAGAGCAGGTGGCCCATGAGGCCGCTCGTCAAGGGCAAGATATTGTGATTGTCAATCCCAGTACCCCGATTGGTGCTTGGGATGCGAAGCCCACTCCCACTGGCGAGATCATCCTGCGCTTTTTACGGCGACAGATGCCCTTCTACGTGAATACAGGGTTGAACCTGATCCATGTGCGGGACGTGGCGATCGGTCATCTCTTGGCCTTAGAAAAAGGTAAAACCGGTGAACGCTACATCCTCGGTCACCAAAACCTAACCTTGGCAGAAATTCTAGAGCGCTTAGCCAAGATAACTGGCTTGCCCCGCCCCTTGGGTGAAATTCCCGTGGTGATTCCCCTCGTAGTGGCTTGGTTCGATGAAGTGGTGCTAGGGGCGTTGGGCAAACCACCCGCGATTCCCTTTGATGGGGTGCGCATGGCACAGCAAAAAATGTTTTACGACGCCCGCAAAGCGGTGGCCGAATTGGGGTTGCCCCAGACGCCGGTTGATGAGGCGCTCCGTGACGCCGTGACTTGGTACCGCGAACGGGGGTACTGCCCCTAG
- a CDS encoding class I SAM-dependent methyltransferase — protein sequence MLVAPFASQLPFVEETLHSGYQVLQWGKNIFAIAHKTLSARLLNTLFPTEERTQPLSPELQAWLKERYEALLQQDWQDAAAGLYPPTLLFDAPWEEFLRFYPVLWLDLPQMWQRARSRRFQDFSKDVRLEDYPQYYRQNFHYQTDGYLSETSANLYDVQVELLFGGTADAMRRRVIAPIAQHFVTHPPTPPVRILDVACGTGRTLKQLRYGFPEAPLFGIDLSPTYLRKANSLLATQTGDLPQLIQGNAETLPYVDNYFSAITCVFLFHELPAPVRQNVINECARVLQPGGVFVICDSIQALDSPEQRPMMENFANLFHEPFYRNYIEDDLNIRLEKAGLVVKEVQHHFMSKYWVAVKPS from the coding sequence ATGTTGGTTGCGCCCTTTGCCTCTCAGTTACCCTTTGTGGAAGAGACGCTGCACAGTGGTTATCAAGTCTTGCAATGGGGCAAAAACATCTTTGCGATCGCCCACAAAACTCTGAGTGCGCGTCTTTTGAATACCCTCTTTCCCACCGAAGAGCGGACGCAACCCCTTAGTCCTGAGTTGCAAGCATGGCTCAAGGAACGTTATGAAGCCCTACTCCAGCAGGATTGGCAGGATGCGGCGGCTGGCTTGTACCCCCCCACACTCCTCTTTGATGCCCCTTGGGAAGAGTTTTTGCGCTTTTATCCAGTACTCTGGCTAGATTTACCGCAGATGTGGCAGCGGGCGCGATCGCGCCGCTTTCAGGACTTTTCCAAGGACGTGCGCCTTGAGGACTATCCACAGTATTATCGCCAAAACTTCCACTACCAAACCGATGGCTACCTTAGTGAAACCTCCGCTAACCTCTACGATGTCCAAGTGGAACTGCTCTTTGGCGGTACGGCAGATGCAATGCGGCGGCGTGTCATTGCCCCCATTGCCCAACATTTTGTCACCCATCCTCCTACGCCACCCGTACGCATTCTCGATGTTGCCTGTGGCACCGGTCGCACCCTGAAACAACTGCGCTATGGCTTCCCAGAAGCGCCACTCTTTGGCATTGATCTGTCGCCCACCTATTTGCGTAAGGCCAACTCGCTTCTCGCCACCCAAACCGGTGATTTGCCACAACTGATTCAAGGGAATGCCGAGACCCTGCCCTACGTGGACAACTACTTTAGTGCCATCACCTGTGTCTTTCTCTTCCATGAACTGCCCGCCCCCGTGCGCCAAAACGTGATCAATGAATGCGCCCGCGTTCTTCAGCCGGGGGGTGTCTTTGTTATCTGCGACTCGATTCAAGCCTTGGATTCCCCAGAGCAGCGCCCGATGATGGAAAACTTTGCCAACCTTTTCCATGAACCCTTTTACCGCAACTACATCGAAGATGATCTCAACATCCGCTTAGAAAAGGCGGGTCTAGTAGTCAAAGAGGTGCAGCACCACTTTATGAGTAAGTATTGGGTGGCGGTTAAGCCGTCTTAG
- a CDS encoding hemerythrin family protein translates to MDGLAWQAAFVSGLAEIDQEHQALLAMLQQLRSAIAAGATFSQVKSQLLACASETQRHFQHEETLMAAANHPLYLSHRAAHQNLLRDLSGVLEEVQEHPTKLTPETIEAIGNLVLRHIREEDLPMLYLLTHPEELARQQAAELTAENVF, encoded by the coding sequence ATGGATGGGCTGGCATGGCAAGCGGCGTTTGTTTCTGGCTTAGCAGAAATTGATCAGGAGCATCAGGCACTGCTGGCGATGTTGCAGCAGTTACGCTCGGCGATCGCCGCCGGGGCAACCTTTTCGCAGGTAAAGTCACAGTTACTCGCGTGCGCCAGCGAAACGCAACGCCACTTCCAGCACGAAGAAACTCTGATGGCTGCTGCCAACCATCCCCTTTATCTCTCCCACCGCGCCGCCCACCAAAATCTGCTACGGGATTTGAGTGGGGTACTTGAGGAGGTGCAAGAACATCCCACAAAGCTGACACCAGAAACCATTGAGGCCATCGGGAATCTGGTCTTGCGCCATATTCGCGAAGAAGATTTGCCAATGCTCTACCTGCTCACCCATCCCGAGGAGCTAGCGCGGCAACAGGCGGCTGAATTAACCGCTGAAAATGTCTTCTAG
- a CDS encoding diflavin flavoprotein, producing the protein MLTETRPRDVQVAEIAPGVLVLRSRTWDRLKFEVEYGRQQGTTSNSYLIQAPQPALLDPPGESFTQIYLQELQRHIDLSQLRYLILSHVNSNRLATVKVLLEKAPQIIIVCSKAGAVTLRSTLGEQLHLWIPRGETPLELGGDRQLAFIAAATPRWPDGLITVDRQNQIVFTDKLFGAHVCGDSLYDEQWKKLDEDRAYYFECLHAAQTRQVESILDRLAELTPPPRLYAPAHGPMVKFSRSRLFQDYRDWCQAQTEQETKVVLFYASAYGNTAILANAIAQGLTAAGVQVEAVNCETTPPAEMQALIHNSDGFIIGSPTLGGHMPTQVQTALGFILAEGSKTKLAGVFGSYGWSGEAIDNIEQKLLDAGYTLGFETLRVKFTPTASDLEKCQIAANEFAQALKKLRKSRTVRPPSLVEAQVDRTEQAVNRVVGSLCVLTTLPEGCFHLTQAAAILVSSVSQASFNPPGITVSLPQEWAESLCLVGDRFVLNILKEGSPLVRQFQQAQRLGEQQLATLGLKSAECGAPILLDALAYLECTVESRMNCGNHWLIYAVVESGELLQTSGLTAIQHRKTSS; encoded by the coding sequence ATGCTCACGGAAACCCGTCCCCGTGATGTTCAAGTGGCCGAAATTGCGCCTGGGGTTTTGGTCTTGCGATCGCGCACTTGGGATCGGCTAAAGTTTGAAGTGGAGTACGGCCGCCAACAGGGAACCACCTCCAATTCCTACCTTATCCAAGCCCCCCAGCCCGCGCTTCTAGATCCGCCGGGGGAATCCTTTACCCAGATTTATTTGCAAGAACTCCAGCGGCACATTGATCTAAGTCAACTGCGGTACCTGATTCTCAGTCATGTCAACTCCAACCGTCTGGCGACCGTCAAGGTTTTGCTAGAAAAAGCGCCCCAGATCATCATCGTCTGCTCTAAGGCAGGGGCAGTAACACTGCGCTCTACCCTTGGCGAGCAGTTGCATCTCTGGATTCCCCGTGGAGAAACACCCCTAGAGTTGGGGGGCGATCGCCAACTGGCGTTTATTGCCGCTGCTACCCCCCGCTGGCCCGATGGCCTGATCACCGTCGATCGACAAAATCAAATTGTGTTCACAGATAAGCTCTTTGGTGCCCATGTCTGTGGCGATAGCCTCTACGATGAGCAGTGGAAAAAACTCGATGAGGATCGCGCCTACTACTTTGAATGTTTGCATGCAGCGCAAACCCGCCAAGTGGAATCAATTTTGGATCGCTTGGCCGAACTGACACCGCCACCCCGCCTCTATGCCCCTGCCCACGGCCCGATGGTCAAGTTTAGCCGTAGCCGCCTCTTTCAGGACTATCGCGACTGGTGCCAAGCCCAAACGGAACAGGAGACAAAGGTGGTGCTTTTCTATGCCTCTGCCTATGGCAATACGGCAATTCTCGCCAATGCGATCGCCCAAGGATTAACCGCCGCCGGCGTCCAAGTGGAGGCCGTTAACTGTGAAACCACACCCCCAGCAGAAATGCAAGCCCTCATTCACAACAGCGATGGCTTTATCATTGGCTCACCCACCCTAGGGGGACACATGCCAACGCAGGTGCAGACTGCCTTGGGGTTTATCTTGGCGGAGGGCAGTAAAACGAAGCTGGCGGGGGTCTTTGGTTCCTACGGCTGGAGTGGCGAGGCGATTGATAACATTGAGCAAAAGCTGCTGGATGCGGGTTATACCCTTGGTTTTGAAACGCTGCGGGTGAAGTTTACCCCCACGGCGAGCGATCTTGAAAAATGTCAAATTGCTGCCAACGAGTTTGCCCAAGCCCTGAAGAAACTGCGCAAGAGCCGTACCGTCCGCCCGCCTAGTCTGGTGGAAGCACAGGTGGATCGCACCGAACAAGCCGTGAACCGAGTGGTGGGTTCTCTGTGTGTTTTGACTACCCTACCGGAAGGTTGTTTTCACCTCACCCAAGCGGCGGCGATTTTGGTGTCGTCCGTCTCCCAAGCCTCCTTTAATCCCCCCGGTATCACGGTGTCCTTGCCGCAGGAATGGGCAGAAAGCCTCTGCCTAGTGGGCGATCGCTTTGTCTTGAATATCCTTAAAGAGGGCAGTCCCTTGGTTCGCCAATTTCAACAGGCGCAACGCCTTGGTGAGCAACAATTAGCCACCCTTGGTCTCAAAAGTGCCGAGTGTGGTGCCCCCATTTTGCTCGATGCCTTGGCCTATTTGGAGTGCACCGTGGAGTCCCGCATGAACTGTGGCAACCACTGGCTCATCTACGCCGTAGTCGAGAGTGGTGAGTTGCTACAAACCAGTGGCCTCACAGCCATCCAACATCGCAAAACCAGCAGTTAG
- a CDS encoding DUF4276 family protein, whose translation MPSRKHSNETTVTQHFEFLVEEPSMEKFLHGLLPRLLRKDQTFKVHPFQGKQDLLKKLESRLRAYAEWLPTNWRIVVLVDRDDDDCKKLKQELENIATKAGLKTRSNSSLCWQVVNRIVIEELEAWYFGDWDAVRAAYPKVSRTVMQKTKYRNSDAIAGGTWETFESVMQRYGYFKSGLRKIEVAQALGQHLNPSRCKSPSFVCFRDALL comes from the coding sequence ATGCCATCTAGAAAACACAGTAACGAGACAACAGTGACACAACACTTCGAGTTTCTCGTGGAAGAACCTTCAATGGAAAAATTCTTACACGGACTGCTGCCCCGGCTGTTGCGAAAAGACCAAACCTTTAAGGTACACCCATTTCAAGGGAAACAAGACTTGCTCAAAAAGCTGGAAAGCCGACTGCGTGCATATGCGGAATGGCTGCCTACTAACTGGCGCATTGTTGTTTTAGTGGACCGCGACGATGACGATTGCAAAAAGCTGAAGCAAGAATTGGAGAACATCGCAACTAAGGCAGGACTTAAAACGCGAAGTAATTCGTCCTTATGCTGGCAAGTTGTCAATCGGATTGTAATTGAAGAGTTGGAGGCTTGGTACTTTGGCGACTGGGATGCCGTTCGAGCTGCCTATCCGAAAGTATCCCGAACTGTGATGCAAAAGACTAAATATCGCAATTCGGATGCAATTGCTGGAGGTACTTGGGAAACATTTGAATCCGTGATGCAAAGGTATGGGTACTTCAAAAGTGGGCTACGGAAGATTGAGGTCGCACAAGCTTTGGGGCAACATCTGAACCCTAGCCGGTGCAAGTCGCCCAGCTTTGTCTGCTTTCGCGATGCCTTGCTTTGA
- a CDS encoding AAA family ATPase, giving the protein MSRLMNRTTSQPRIKYLKVKNFRALRDVEFNDLGALTVLLGPNGSGKSTVFDVFAFLSECFELGLRRAWDKRGRAKELRTRNANGPITIEIKYQELNYPIITYHLSVDEIAGSPTVVEEWLQWRRGSRGKPFRFLEYREGKGRAVSGELPDEQDQRMEMPLKSADLLAVNALGQFEEHPRVAALREFITGWYVSYLSAEQARGQPEAGPQERLSRTGDNLANVIQYLAEQHPSRLEEIFKVLRQRVPRIDKVITETMPDGRLLLQIKDAPFSHPILARFASDGTLKMLAYLVLLYDPTPPPFIGIEEPENFLHPRLLSDLAEECRKAASRTQLLATTHSPFFLNALRADEVWVLWRDEQGYTQSKRVSDIPGVADFVKHGALLGHLWMEGYFGVGDPFVS; this is encoded by the coding sequence ATGAGTCGACTAATGAACCGAACTACTAGTCAGCCACGCATTAAGTACTTAAAGGTCAAAAACTTCCGGGCATTGCGCGATGTAGAGTTTAATGACTTAGGAGCGCTGACCGTTTTGCTTGGCCCGAATGGAAGTGGTAAATCCACTGTCTTTGATGTGTTTGCATTTCTGTCAGAATGCTTTGAGTTAGGACTCAGGCGGGCGTGGGATAAGCGCGGGCGCGCCAAGGAGTTAAGAACTCGCAATGCCAATGGCCCCATTACTATTGAAATCAAATACCAAGAATTGAATTATCCGATCATCACCTATCATTTGAGTGTTGACGAGATAGCTGGTAGTCCAACAGTCGTCGAGGAATGGTTGCAATGGCGGCGAGGTAGTCGTGGCAAGCCCTTTCGTTTTTTGGAATATCGAGAAGGCAAGGGTCGAGCCGTCAGCGGCGAATTACCGGATGAACAAGACCAACGTATGGAGATGCCCCTCAAAAGCGCAGATTTACTCGCGGTAAATGCATTGGGGCAATTTGAAGAGCACCCACGCGTGGCAGCATTGCGAGAATTTATCACGGGTTGGTATGTCTCGTACCTTTCAGCGGAACAAGCACGCGGCCAACCTGAGGCTGGTCCACAGGAACGCTTATCGCGCACAGGTGACAACCTCGCTAATGTTATTCAATACCTAGCGGAGCAACACCCATCGAGGCTTGAGGAAATTTTTAAGGTGTTGCGTCAGCGCGTGCCGCGAATTGACAAAGTGATCACAGAAACAATGCCAGATGGAAGATTACTTCTACAAATCAAGGATGCTCCCTTTTCCCATCCGATATTAGCTCGGTTTGCTTCTGATGGCACATTGAAAATGTTGGCCTATTTAGTGCTCTTATACGACCCTACCCCCCCACCTTTCATCGGTATTGAGGAACCAGAAAACTTTTTACACCCACGACTATTATCTGATTTGGCTGAGGAATGTCGCAAGGCAGCCAGTCGCACACAACTGCTTGCTACGACGCATTCACCCTTTTTCTTGAACGCACTTCGTGCAGATGAGGTTTGGGTACTGTGGCGAGACGAGCAAGGCTACACACAATCGAAGCGAGTTTCAGATATTCCGGGTGTGGCTGACTTTGTTAAGCATGGAGCACTGCTTGGTCATCTATGGATGGAAGGATATTTCGGTGTAGGTGACCCGTTTGTTTCGTGA
- the dacB gene encoding D-alanyl-D-alanine carboxypeptidase/D-alanyl-D-alanine endopeptidase, whose product MAWLRWLLPPASLIVLLVSPAAFGLCRQDLARALQQEIQSPQWQRGQWGIVVRDLTTGDLLYDYQGEKLFLVASNVKLTTVAAALDYWGVNHTFVTTLSARSPDRTTVRLQGSFDPSFSSQDLQQMAANLAQQGIRQIPVLEIGGVTPVTIEPTWAIEDLTMGYAAVVTRFSVNQNALNLEVVPQQLGQPLALRQPAANFRVVNETRTVAPSEPEFLESEVHSQQIIVRGQLHGGSKPAEMRIPLSEPIPYLQQQVQRAFAQAGIQVQQIRLVETAEPLADVLVRHTSPPLGALILPILQESDNFYAEMLLAALEAAQPGYRQRYLQQIGVQGAVLVDGSGLSRQNWLTPNGLVTLLQQMARTGYASLWRRSLPLAGRSGTLRQRFRNTAAQDRVWAKTGTLRGVVALAGYVEPVQDRPLVFSLVVNQGGEATTQLRAGLDRIVVLLAQSETCDQITLRVKSNF is encoded by the coding sequence ATGGCATGGCTTCGATGGCTTCTGCCCCCTGCTAGTCTGATTGTCCTGCTGGTTTCACCTGCCGCCTTTGGTCTCTGCCGCCAAGACTTGGCTCGTGCCCTGCAACAGGAAATCCAAAGTCCCCAATGGCAACGCGGTCAGTGGGGCATCGTAGTGCGGGATTTAACCACGGGGGATCTTCTCTACGACTACCAAGGGGAAAAGCTCTTTTTGGTGGCCTCGAATGTCAAGCTCACAACCGTCGCTGCTGCCCTTGACTATTGGGGAGTGAATCATACATTTGTGACCACCCTCAGTGCGCGATCGCCCGACCGAACAACAGTGCGCCTTCAGGGTAGTTTTGACCCCAGTTTCAGCAGTCAAGACCTCCAACAAATGGCCGCGAATCTTGCCCAACAGGGGATTCGCCAGATTCCAGTCTTAGAAATTGGCGGTGTGACGCCGGTCACCATTGAACCCACGTGGGCGATCGAGGACCTGACGATGGGGTATGCCGCCGTAGTCACGCGCTTTAGTGTCAATCAAAATGCCCTGAACTTAGAGGTGGTGCCCCAGCAGTTGGGTCAACCCTTGGCGCTACGTCAGCCAGCGGCTAATTTTCGAGTGGTGAATGAGACCCGTACCGTGGCTCCCTCTGAACCGGAGTTTCTCGAAAGTGAGGTGCACAGCCAGCAGATCATTGTGCGGGGTCAACTCCATGGGGGCAGTAAGCCAGCAGAAATGCGCATTCCCCTCAGTGAGCCGATCCCCTATCTGCAACAGCAGGTGCAGCGTGCCTTTGCCCAAGCGGGTATTCAAGTGCAGCAGATTCGCCTTGTGGAGACAGCAGAGCCGTTAGCCGATGTGTTGGTGCGCCATACCTCACCCCCCTTAGGGGCGTTGATCTTACCGATTCTTCAAGAGAGTGACAACTTCTATGCGGAAATGCTCCTTGCGGCGCTGGAAGCAGCACAACCCGGCTATCGCCAACGCTACCTGCAGCAAATCGGAGTACAAGGGGCGGTGCTGGTGGATGGTTCCGGACTCTCACGGCAAAATTGGCTAACGCCCAATGGATTGGTGACACTGTTGCAACAGATGGCGCGCACAGGTTATGCCTCACTGTGGCGGCGATCGCTCCCCCTTGCTGGGCGATCGGGAACGTTACGCCAGCGGTTTCGCAATACAGCAGCTCAAGATCGCGTCTGGGCTAAAACCGGGACACTGCGGGGGGTGGTTGCCCTAGCCGGCTATGTCGAACCCGTGCAGGATCGTCCCCTCGTCTTTAGCCTTGTGGTCAATCAAGGGGGGGAGGCCACGACTCAACTCCGTGCTGGTTTGGATCGCATAGTTGTTTTGCTGGCGCAATCGGAGACTTGCGATCAGATCACCCTGCGGGTTAAGAGTAATTTTTAA
- a CDS encoding GNAT family N-acetyltransferase, with product MHLIASVLSEFGLSWQPEGADADVVHVEDYYHRRGGQFWVVEQASEVVGTIAFYPIERGEAAVEIRKMYLHPRVRGQGLGTFLLHHLEAVIEAAGYRKIWIETASVMTTAVHLYEKSGYQPATGVETQRCDRVYVKDLVPHGMASMASAPC from the coding sequence ATGCACCTGATTGCTAGTGTCCTCAGTGAGTTTGGTCTTTCTTGGCAGCCCGAAGGCGCTGATGCCGATGTCGTGCATGTTGAGGACTATTACCACCGCCGCGGTGGACAGTTTTGGGTGGTGGAGCAAGCCTCTGAAGTCGTTGGCACCATTGCCTTTTATCCCATTGAGCGGGGCGAAGCGGCTGTGGAAATTCGTAAAATGTATCTTCATCCCCGCGTGCGCGGCCAAGGCCTAGGGACTTTTCTCCTGCACCATCTGGAGGCAGTTATTGAGGCGGCGGGCTACCGCAAAATCTGGATAGAAACCGCTTCCGTGATGACGACGGCAGTGCATTTGTACGAGAAGTCGGGCTACCAACCCGCCACGGGTGTGGAAACGCAGCGCTGCGATCGCGTCTATGTCAAGGATTTAGTGCCCCATGGCATGGCTTCGATGGCTTCTGCCCCCTGCTAG